In Bifidobacterium actinocoloniiforme DSM 22766, a genomic segment contains:
- a CDS encoding glycoside hydrolase family 1 protein has protein sequence MTAILPDHFLWGASTAGHQVDGGDTAADTTFLEGVTPSVFKEPAGKACNSWERWEDDLDLVKGMGLNSYRFSVEWARIEPEEGKIDQSALDHYDRMVDGCLERGIDPAITLCHFTLPSWFAAKGGWLNHDAPSMFADECVRVLDRIGDRAVLAVTFNEPDLPRILDNGSLPQEAVDLQRACIDAATKKAGVARYRSGNVVIPEEVTQLEYGFIRAHRTAVQAVRSVCPTLPVGLSLAVIDESYSTERGKELALDKRESCYGPWPAAVQGDDFVGVQNYEREVFDDNGPIPAQPGEDVNESGSPLHPESLANSVTYIHHLTGLPVVVTEHGVSTPDDDLRCRFIKASIPPLVELVRDNVPVLGYFHWSLMDNYEWISAFDVHFGLCSVERENGTYDRKPKGSAAVYRDIVASTVL, from the coding sequence ATGACAGCAATTCTGCCCGATCATTTTCTGTGGGGTGCCTCGACCGCTGGGCACCAGGTGGATGGCGGCGATACCGCAGCCGATACCACCTTCCTGGAGGGCGTGACCCCTAGCGTCTTCAAAGAGCCTGCCGGCAAGGCCTGCAACAGTTGGGAGCGTTGGGAGGATGACCTCGACCTGGTCAAGGGGATGGGCCTGAATTCCTACCGCTTCTCCGTGGAGTGGGCCCGGATCGAGCCCGAAGAGGGGAAGATCGACCAGTCCGCCCTGGACCACTACGACCGGATGGTTGACGGCTGCCTGGAGCGGGGCATTGACCCGGCCATAACCCTGTGCCACTTCACCCTTCCCAGCTGGTTTGCGGCCAAGGGCGGCTGGCTGAACCATGATGCCCCCTCCATGTTCGCTGACGAGTGCGTACGTGTGTTGGATCGTATCGGTGATCGTGCCGTCCTTGCCGTCACCTTCAATGAGCCGGACCTGCCCCGTATCCTCGACAATGGCAGTCTGCCCCAGGAGGCGGTCGACCTGCAGCGTGCCTGCATCGATGCAGCCACCAAGAAGGCCGGCGTTGCGCGGTATCGTTCCGGTAACGTCGTCATTCCCGAAGAGGTCACCCAGCTGGAGTATGGCTTCATTCGCGCACACCGCACAGCCGTTCAAGCGGTGCGTTCCGTCTGCCCGACCCTACCCGTGGGCCTCTCCCTGGCAGTCATCGACGAGAGTTACTCGACCGAAAGGGGCAAGGAGCTGGCCCTGGACAAGCGTGAGTCCTGCTATGGACCCTGGCCTGCAGCAGTACAGGGTGACGACTTCGTGGGTGTGCAGAACTACGAACGTGAGGTCTTCGATGACAATGGGCCGATTCCGGCTCAGCCCGGCGAGGATGTGAATGAGAGCGGCTCCCCACTTCATCCCGAGTCGCTGGCCAACTCCGTGACCTACATCCATCATCTGACCGGTCTTCCCGTTGTCGTGACCGAGCATGGCGTCTCCACCCCGGATGACGACCTGCGCTGCCGCTTCATCAAGGCTTCGATTCCGCCCCTGGTCGAGCTGGTCCGTGACAATGTGCCCGTACTCGGATACTTCCACTGGTCGCTCATGGATAACTACGAGTGGATCAGCGCCTTCGACGTTCACTTCGGGCTGTGCTCGGTTGAGCGCGAGAACGGCACCTATGACCGCAAGCCCAAGGGAAGCGCCGCGGTCTACCGCGACATCGTGGCCTCCACTGTCCTCTGA
- a CDS encoding 3-hydroxyacyl-CoA dehydrogenase family protein produces the protein MVPIILKKEQPCYVLSTLLIPLLNVAGYLWGHDIADPETIDRTWMITTGASTGPFGIFDTVGLRTALNITTEQQGSSPDFKPFLDKIQKIIDANKVGIETGQGFYQYPNPEFENPDFLKA, from the coding sequence ATGGTTCCAATCATCCTCAAGAAGGAGCAACCCTGTTACGTTCTCAGCACCCTGCTGATTCCGCTTCTGAACGTGGCAGGTTACCTCTGGGGCCACGACATCGCCGACCCGGAGACCATCGACAGGACCTGGATGATCACCACCGGAGCCTCCACCGGCCCCTTCGGCATCTTCGATACGGTTGGGCTGCGCACCGCTTTGAATATCACAACGGAACAGCAGGGCAGCAGCCCTGATTTCAAGCCGTTCCTGGACAAAATCCAAAAGATAATCGACGCGAATAAGGTTGGCATCGAGACAGGCCAGGGCTTCTACCAGTATCCGAATCCCGAGTTCGAGAACCCCGACTTCCTGAAAGCCTGA